A single region of the Selenomonas sp. oral taxon 920 genome encodes:
- the pyrF gene encoding orotidine-5'-phosphate decarboxylase, translating into MADERLIAALDVPTRGQVEQLVVCLGDSVSYYKVGMELFYALGGDIVAWLKEREKKVFLDLKLHDIPNTVGNGLCSLLRLRPDILNVHTAGGLRMMQTASEALHHAADQAGIPCPKLIGVTVLTSMDAEDWAGLGHTGTIADAVLRRAKLAQEAGLDGVVASPAETAEIRRACGEDFLIVTPGIRPAGVSHDDQRRVMTPAGAIRAGASQIVVGRAIYASENPHAAAEGILKEMEAVS; encoded by the coding sequence ATGGCAGATGAACGACTCATTGCGGCGCTCGATGTGCCGACACGGGGACAGGTGGAGCAGCTTGTTGTGTGTCTGGGGGACAGTGTCAGCTATTACAAGGTGGGCATGGAGCTCTTCTATGCACTCGGCGGAGATATCGTCGCATGGCTGAAGGAGCGGGAGAAAAAAGTATTCCTCGACCTGAAGCTGCATGATATCCCCAATACGGTTGGCAACGGGCTGTGCTCACTGCTGCGTCTCCGTCCCGACATTCTGAACGTCCATACGGCGGGCGGTCTGCGTATGATGCAGACAGCAAGCGAAGCTCTGCATCATGCGGCGGATCAGGCGGGCATTCCCTGTCCAAAACTGATCGGTGTGACTGTGCTCACGAGTATGGATGCAGAGGACTGGGCTGGGCTTGGACACACGGGGACGATTGCCGACGCAGTACTGCGCCGCGCAAAGCTTGCTCAGGAGGCAGGGCTGGACGGCGTGGTTGCTTCTCCTGCCGAGACGGCAGAGATTCGCCGCGCTTGTGGTGAGGATTTTCTTATCGTGACGCCGGGCATTCGTCCCGCAGGCGTTTCACATGACGATCAGAGGCGCGTCATGACACCGGCAGGGGCAATACGTGCAGGTGCATCGCAGATCGTGGTCGGACGTGCGATCTATGCGTCAGAGAATCCGCACGCGGCAGCAGAGGGGATATTGAAGGAGATGGAGGCTGTATCATGA
- the pyrE gene encoding orotate phosphoribosyltransferase: MTQEEVRALLVETGAIMDGHFLLTSGLHSPHYVEKFNVLQHPAYTAQLCAAMAEKFKDAQIETVVGPVTGGILLAHETGKSLGTRAIFTERVDGKMTFRRGFSLREGERVLIVEDIVTTGGSIKEVIEVVKAAGAVPVAVSMLVDRSGGKANFGDVPAAALLTMDVETYAPENCPLCAKGVPMTKRGRTGK; encoded by the coding sequence ATGACGCAGGAAGAAGTACGCGCACTGCTTGTTGAGACGGGTGCGATTATGGATGGGCATTTCTTGCTGACCTCGGGCCTGCACAGCCCGCACTACGTCGAGAAGTTCAATGTACTCCAGCATCCCGCCTACACGGCGCAGCTCTGCGCTGCAATGGCGGAGAAGTTCAAGGATGCACAGATTGAGACGGTGGTCGGCCCCGTGACGGGCGGCATCCTGCTCGCGCATGAAACAGGCAAGTCGCTCGGGACGCGCGCGATCTTCACGGAGCGCGTGGACGGGAAGATGACGTTTCGGCGCGGCTTCTCGCTGCGCGAGGGCGAGCGCGTTCTCATCGTCGAGGACATTGTGACAACGGGCGGCTCGATCAAGGAGGTCATTGAGGTGGTCAAGGCGGCGGGTGCTGTTCCCGTCGCGGTCTCCATGCTTGTTGACCGCAGCGGCGGCAAGGCGAATTTCGGTGATGTGCCCGCTGCGGCACTTCTTACGATGGATGTGGAGACCTATGCTCCCGAGAACTGCCCGCTCTGTGCGAAGGGCGTTCCGATGACGAAGCGCGGGCGTACGGGCAAGTAA